Proteins encoded within one genomic window of Flavobacterium sp. NG2:
- a CDS encoding translocation/assembly module TamB domain-containing protein has translation MNSKLTSYFKKILRVLFWSALTIVALLLLLIGLIQVPAVQNFAKDKAITFLNNKIKTKSSLDKIAISFPKNIVLEGFYFEDQKKDTLLAGKRLEVDIDLFKILNNQIEINSVALEGVTASISRDKDSIFNFDYIIKAFESPDPKDPNSKPYVISVVDVDLKNIRFNFKDAVSKNDIRFNLEHFNTEFKAFDLNKMNFDIPTIELSGANLILNQDSLDKVKDMVVTKKVEDKTSTTDLSLKLNKIKLSKITVLYDDKEGKLKTSLNLGDLKALINEFDLKKQLVDLDSFEVHNLKGNLVLGKKDKKQSSVADATTTNSNNWKVRLKNLDLENIAFKFDDMQSKPIAKGMDYSHLDLTNLNAKATKIKYSRDTISGGIQSLTVNEKSGLAIQRLETEFFHGSKQAYLTGLYLKSPQTLLKNKIKLAYASVDNLSKKIGETTIDAHLEKSKIGFKDILLFAPDLQKNEPFLSNPNAVLSIHSQIKGKVNNLTIPYFQLQGFGETKLDISGKIKGLPEFEKSSFDLNIKDLTTTSKDINALVPKGTLPKTIHLPKQLAAKGTFNGTVNNFKTKLALNSSYGKADIDALLDQRIKNKERYDAKVAFDNFDLGKLIQNDSIGKITVNGTAKGTGFDPKTANAQLKVLLKKASFNKYNYTNINLDSEIANGDFKLKSKSDDPNLKYQLAAEGGFDGKYPSVNLKLNLDIADLEKLNLHAGTFKLRGTIAGNITNSNPDQLNGKVIGSNIQILKAAEPMILDNVEIIAFANAQKNNITVKSPFLKAEIDGKYQLTTLADAIQHSISKYIDVQGVKKTKPSNQQLTFKVDVQNDPILYELIPGLTGLETITITGKYNSQGDSLAIKGTIPRIVYADNTFANGVIHVETVENALDYTLSIGTVENSEFKLATTTLSGKAKDNKLDYALQIQDNAQKEQYYIAGDLSSAEGKNSVKLDVDKLKLNYDSWKVHPENKIVFGNNSLYINKMELSNASDMLKVQSKSTQDNAPLDVQFSNFKIGTLLSMVKKESLLMDGVINGTATIENVMTKPTFVSDLTVADFSFKGDTVGDISLKVNNQTANMLSADVALTGEGNDATIKGKYTIDKGNFDLDLAIQKLNVKSVQGFSMGNIKEGKGTLSGQFKITGTTAAPKVNGELFFNDAGFRITKLNSFFEIKDQKITLANETIAFDNFTVYDENKNALNLNGKMVTPDFRAYTFDLRLKADDFRAINSKAADNNMFYGDLFLDTQLKIGGTLDNPVVSGDVRINEDTKFTIVIPQSDPSIVDREGIVEFVDEDNMYLKQTAKLQDELNQSGVLGMDVGVAITIDKEAEFTMIIDQGNGDYLSLKGEAELFGGIDPSGKTTLTGSYEFDGGSYQMNFNNIKRKFDIQKGSSIVWNGEPTLANVNITAIYKVSAAPLDLLGDQLGAVTDGVRNTYKQKIPFQTLLKMKGELMKPEISFDIVLPDGNYDVSADIVTASQNKLEQLRKEPSALNKQVFALLLLGRFIGENPFASESGGTSAESIARQSVSKILSQQLNDLASDLISGVELSFDLESTEDYTSGVKENRTDLNVGVSKKLLDDRLKVSVGSNFGLEGQERANETASNIAGNASIEYLLSKDGRYKLRAYRKNEYQVAIQGEVVETGVAFIITMEYNKFRELFQKSKEEIDIANRKKREKEKKELEKKNENDK, from the coding sequence ATGAACAGTAAATTAACTTCTTATTTTAAAAAAATATTGCGAGTATTGTTTTGGTCTGCCCTTACAATAGTGGCTCTTTTGTTGTTATTAATAGGATTAATCCAAGTTCCAGCTGTTCAGAATTTTGCAAAAGACAAGGCTATTACTTTTTTGAATAACAAAATAAAAACAAAAAGTAGTCTAGATAAAATTGCGATAAGTTTTCCCAAAAACATAGTTCTTGAAGGGTTTTATTTTGAAGATCAAAAAAAAGACACCTTACTGGCAGGAAAACGCTTGGAAGTAGATATCGATTTGTTTAAAATTTTGAACAACCAAATTGAAATTAATTCGGTTGCATTGGAAGGAGTTACCGCTTCGATTTCTAGAGACAAGGATTCCATTTTTAATTTTGATTACATCATCAAAGCTTTCGAGTCGCCTGATCCGAAAGATCCGAATAGCAAACCTTATGTCATATCAGTAGTTGATGTTGATTTAAAAAACATTCGTTTTAATTTTAAAGATGCTGTATCTAAGAATGACATTCGATTTAATTTGGAACATTTCAATACCGAGTTCAAAGCCTTCGATTTAAATAAAATGAACTTTGATATTCCAACAATTGAGTTGAGTGGTGCCAACCTTATTTTGAATCAAGATAGCTTGGATAAGGTAAAAGACATGGTTGTTACTAAAAAAGTTGAGGATAAAACTTCGACCACTGATTTGAGTTTGAAACTTAATAAAATCAAGCTTTCCAAAATCACTGTTCTTTACGATGATAAAGAGGGGAAATTGAAAACGAGTTTGAATCTTGGAGATTTGAAAGCGTTAATCAATGAATTTGATTTAAAAAAACAACTTGTGGACTTAGATTCGTTTGAAGTGCACAACTTGAAAGGGAATTTGGTATTGGGTAAAAAAGATAAAAAGCAATCTTCTGTAGCCGATGCGACTACAACAAATTCAAATAATTGGAAAGTACGTTTAAAGAATTTAGATTTAGAAAATATAGCTTTCAAATTTGATGATATGCAATCCAAACCGATAGCAAAGGGAATGGATTATAGTCATTTAGACCTAACAAATCTAAATGCAAAAGCAACAAAAATTAAGTATAGCAGGGATACGATTTCGGGAGGAATACAATCTTTGACTGTAAATGAAAAAAGCGGTTTGGCTATTCAACGTCTAGAAACGGAGTTTTTTCATGGTTCGAAACAAGCTTATCTTACGGGCTTGTATCTAAAATCACCTCAAACGTTGTTGAAGAACAAAATCAAATTAGCCTATGCTTCGGTTGATAATCTTTCGAAAAAAATAGGAGAAACTACGATTGATGCCCATTTAGAAAAGTCCAAAATAGGGTTTAAAGATATTCTGCTTTTCGCACCAGACCTTCAGAAGAATGAGCCTTTTTTGTCGAATCCAAATGCTGTTTTGTCGATTCATTCGCAAATCAAAGGAAAAGTAAATAATTTGACGATTCCTTATTTTCAGTTACAAGGCTTTGGTGAAACTAAACTGGATATTTCAGGCAAAATAAAAGGATTGCCCGAGTTCGAAAAATCATCTTTTGATTTGAATATAAAAGACCTAACCACGACTTCAAAAGATATTAATGCTTTAGTGCCAAAAGGGACTTTGCCAAAAACGATTCATTTGCCAAAACAATTAGCGGCTAAAGGAACTTTCAACGGAACCGTCAATAATTTTAAAACGAAATTAGCGCTAAATAGTAGTTACGGAAAAGCGGATATTGATGCTTTACTTGACCAACGAATTAAAAATAAGGAACGTTACGATGCGAAAGTGGCTTTTGATAATTTTGATTTGGGGAAACTCATTCAAAATGATTCTATTGGAAAAATTACGGTTAATGGAACTGCAAAAGGAACAGGATTTGATCCAAAAACAGCCAACGCACAACTGAAGGTACTACTTAAAAAAGCCAGTTTCAATAAATATAACTACACCAATATTAATCTTGATAGTGAAATTGCAAATGGTGATTTTAAACTGAAAAGCAAAAGTGATGATCCTAATCTCAAATACCAGTTGGCTGCCGAGGGTGGTTTTGATGGTAAATATCCTTCGGTTAATTTAAAATTGAATCTCGATATCGCTGATTTAGAAAAATTAAATTTACATGCGGGGACATTTAAACTTCGCGGAACTATTGCTGGAAACATCACCAATAGTAATCCTGATCAATTGAACGGAAAAGTAATCGGTTCGAACATTCAAATTTTAAAAGCAGCCGAGCCAATGATTTTGGATAACGTTGAAATTATTGCTTTTGCGAATGCACAAAAAAATAATATTACTGTAAAATCACCATTCCTTAAAGCAGAGATAGACGGGAAGTACCAATTGACAACTCTTGCGGATGCGATACAACATTCGATTTCAAAATACATAGATGTTCAAGGGGTAAAGAAAACGAAACCTTCAAACCAACAGTTAACCTTTAAAGTAGATGTACAAAACGATCCTATTTTGTATGAATTGATTCCAGGTCTAACCGGCTTAGAGACTATTACTATTACGGGTAAATACAATTCGCAAGGTGATAGTTTAGCGATAAAAGGAACTATTCCAAGGATTGTTTATGCTGATAATACATTTGCAAATGGTGTTATCCATGTAGAAACAGTAGAGAATGCATTGGATTATACACTTTCGATAGGTACGGTTGAAAACAGTGAATTCAAATTAGCAACCACGACTTTGTCAGGTAAAGCCAAAGACAATAAATTGGATTATGCTTTGCAAATTCAAGACAATGCTCAAAAAGAACAATATTATATCGCTGGAGATTTATCATCGGCTGAAGGTAAAAATAGTGTGAAGTTGGATGTTGATAAACTAAAATTAAACTATGATTCCTGGAAAGTTCACCCTGAAAACAAGATAGTGTTTGGAAATAATTCTTTGTATATCAATAAAATGGAATTAAGTAATGCATCGGATATGCTTAAAGTACAGTCGAAGTCTACACAAGATAATGCGCCATTAGATGTTCAGTTTTCGAACTTTAAAATAGGAACGTTGTTGAGCATGGTAAAAAAAGAGTCGCTATTGATGGATGGGGTAATCAATGGGACTGCTACCATCGAAAATGTGATGACGAAACCGACTTTTGTGTCTGATTTGACGGTAGCTGACTTTAGTTTTAAAGGAGATACAGTAGGAGATATTAGTTTGAAGGTAAACAATCAAACAGCCAATATGCTTTCTGCTGATGTAGCGCTTACAGGCGAAGGAAATGATGCTACTATTAAGGGGAAATACACCATTGATAAAGGTAATTTTGATTTGGATTTAGCGATTCAGAAATTAAATGTCAAAAGTGTTCAAGGTTTTTCGATGGGAAATATCAAGGAAGGAAAGGGAACTTTGTCAGGACAATTTAAGATTACAGGAACGACTGCAGCGCCTAAAGTAAATGGGGAATTGTTTTTCAATGACGCTGGATTCCGAATCACAAAACTAAATTCGTTTTTTGAGATAAAAGACCAGAAAATTACGCTCGCAAATGAAACCATTGCCTTTGATAATTTTACCGTTTATGATGAAAATAAAAACGCACTAAACTTAAACGGGAAAATGGTGACTCCTGATTTTAGAGCATATACTTTTGATTTAAGGTTAAAAGCGGATGATTTCAGAGCTATCAATTCAAAAGCTGCGGATAACAATATGTTTTATGGCGATTTGTTTTTGGATACCCAATTAAAAATTGGTGGAACCTTAGACAATCCGGTAGTTAGTGGTGATGTTCGAATCAATGAGGACACGAAATTCACCATTGTAATACCTCAGTCAGATCCATCAATTGTCGATAGAGAAGGCATTGTAGAGTTTGTTGATGAAGACAATATGTATTTAAAACAAACCGCAAAATTACAAGATGAATTGAATCAGTCAGGGGTTTTGGGTATGGATGTGGGAGTTGCCATTACGATTGATAAGGAAGCAGAGTTTACAATGATTATTGATCAAGGAAATGGGGATTATTTGAGTTTAAAAGGCGAAGCAGAACTTTTTGGAGGCATTGACCCGTCGGGTAAAACGACACTTACAGGAAGCTATGAGTTTGATGGAGGTTCCTATCAAATGAATTTTAACAACATCAAAAGAAAGTTTGATATTCAAAAAGGAAGTTCAATTGTTTGGAATGGCGAACCTACTTTGGCTAATGTAAATATTACAGCGATTTATAAAGTATCAGCAGCTCCTTTAGATTTGTTAGGAGATCAATTAGGAGCTGTGACAGATGGGGTTAGAAACACCTATAAACAGAAAATTCCATTTCAGACTTTGTTGAAAATGAAAGGGGAATTAATGAAGCCTGAAATTAGTTTTGATATCGTGTTACCTGATGGGAATTATGATGTTTCAGCAGATATTGTAACGGCTTCGCAAAATAAATTAGAACAATTACGTAAGGAGCCTTCGGCACTTAACAAGCAGGTTTTTGCCCTTTTATTACTCGGACGATTCATTGGCGAAAATCCATTTGCAAGCGAAAGTGGCGGTACTAGTGCGGAGTCTATTGCTAGACAAAGTGTAAGTAAGATTCTTTCGCAGCAACTCAATGATTTGGCGAGCGACTTAATTAGCGGTGTCGAATTAAGTTTTGATTTAGAATCCACGGAAGATTATACTTCAGGAGTCAAAGAAAACAGAACTGACTTGAATGTGGGGGTTTCTAAGAAATTATTAGACGACCGTTTGAAGGTTTCAGTAGGTAGTAATTTTGGATTAGAAGGACAAGAACGTGCTAACGAAACTGCCTCTAATATTGCAGGAAATGCTTCGATTGAATACCTGTTAAGTAAAGACGGAAGGTATAAATTAAGAGCTTATCGAAAAAACGAATACCAAGTAGCCATCCAAGGGGAAGTGGTTGAAACGGGAGTGGCATTTATTATTACAATGGAGTACAATAAATTCAGAGAGCTTTTCCAAAAAAGCAAAGAAGAAATCGATATTGCCAATAGGAAGAAACGAGAGAAAGAGAAAAAGGAACTCGAAAAAAAGAATGAAAATGATAAGTAG
- a CDS encoding BamA/TamA family outer membrane protein has protein sequence MISRPDMKITYLKSFLVLISLFMVGCGNTKFLPKGDLLYIGGKVKVEDSTLNRKMKKQLQSELADLLRPKPNKKILGLRPKLFFYNLAGEPTKDKGFRYWLRNKVGEPPVLFSQVDLEHNEAVLRNYVENKGFFKSKTKSDSTRHGKRVKVGYTVALAKQYKIKEVFWPEDSTALSQSISKLKRRSLLVPGRPYDLETIKLERERIDARLKEKGYYFFNPDYILAQVDSTKGNYELSIRLKIKNETPSKAKQPYKINDIVVYPNYSIIGDSTVYKRKHAIQYDDFTIIDTTQTFNPRVFSRALYFKKGDFYNRKNHNLSLNRFVNLGTFKFVKNEFRVDDTIPNTLNAYYYLTLLPKKFIRLELGANTNSAGYTGTDLKINWSNRNFFGGAELFSLSLFGGADFQISGNNGGYNLYTFGGEASLIWPRLVAPFHWDGSSQFVPKTKVAVSYQLQSRAQLYTLNSFKSSFGYLWKENANTEHELKVLDVTFVSASKVTALYREEIAQNPSLAKVIEKQFIFGPTYSYTFTNTNSKRKKNTFYFNAELDLAGNITGLVTGANIKKGDTIKIFDVPFSQYAKIKTDLRYYLKLGKDSKLATRLILGAGYAYGNNTEMPYSKQFVIGGANSLRAFRAQSIGPGTFQAPPNASGFLPDETGDMKIEINAEYRAKLFSIVEGALFVDAGNVWLLNPKASKPGGEFSHDFLKQMAVGTGAGLRFDLSFLTLRTDFAFPIRQPYSVNGSNWILKDVNFASRDWIKNNLIFNIAIGYPF, from the coding sequence ATGATAAGTAGACCAGATATGAAAATCACCTATTTAAAATCCTTCTTGGTTTTAATCTCACTCTTTATGGTTGGCTGTGGGAATACAAAATTTTTGCCCAAAGGTGATTTGTTATACATTGGAGGAAAAGTAAAAGTCGAGGATTCAACATTGAACCGAAAAATGAAAAAGCAACTTCAATCTGAGTTGGCTGATTTATTGCGTCCGAAACCTAATAAAAAAATATTGGGACTTCGTCCAAAATTATTTTTTTACAATCTAGCGGGTGAGCCCACAAAAGATAAGGGATTTCGATATTGGTTGCGAAACAAAGTAGGGGAACCACCTGTTTTATTCAGTCAAGTCGATTTGGAACATAATGAAGCGGTGCTTCGCAATTATGTTGAAAACAAAGGCTTTTTCAAGTCCAAAACCAAGTCTGATTCGACTCGACACGGCAAAAGAGTCAAAGTAGGCTATACCGTAGCATTAGCAAAACAGTACAAAATAAAAGAAGTCTTTTGGCCAGAGGATTCTACCGCTTTAAGTCAGTCGATTAGTAAACTCAAAAGAAGAAGTCTTTTGGTTCCTGGAAGACCTTATGACTTAGAAACTATAAAATTAGAAAGAGAACGTATCGATGCGCGATTGAAAGAAAAGGGGTATTACTTTTTTAATCCTGATTATATTTTAGCACAAGTTGATAGTACCAAGGGGAATTATGAGTTAAGTATTCGATTAAAAATAAAAAATGAGACTCCATCTAAGGCCAAGCAACCTTATAAAATAAATGATATTGTGGTCTATCCTAATTACTCGATAATAGGAGATAGTACCGTTTATAAAAGAAAACACGCGATACAATACGATGATTTTACCATTATAGATACCACACAAACCTTTAATCCAAGGGTTTTTAGCCGTGCCTTGTATTTTAAAAAAGGTGATTTCTATAATCGTAAAAATCATAATTTGTCCCTTAATCGATTTGTGAATTTAGGTACTTTCAAATTTGTAAAAAACGAGTTTAGGGTAGATGATACCATTCCAAATACGTTAAACGCCTATTATTATTTGACTTTGTTGCCTAAGAAGTTTATCCGTTTAGAATTGGGTGCAAATACCAATTCAGCGGGCTATACCGGAACCGATTTAAAAATAAATTGGAGCAACCGAAATTTTTTTGGTGGAGCAGAATTGTTTTCACTTTCCCTTTTTGGTGGTGCTGATTTCCAAATTTCGGGCAATAACGGCGGTTATAATCTCTATACTTTTGGGGGCGAAGCTAGTTTGATTTGGCCTCGATTAGTAGCGCCATTTCATTGGGATGGTTCGAGCCAGTTTGTACCCAAAACCAAAGTAGCGGTGAGTTATCAACTGCAAAGTAGAGCACAGTTGTACACATTAAATTCTTTCAAAAGTTCGTTTGGTTATCTCTGGAAAGAAAATGCAAATACAGAGCATGAGTTAAAGGTTTTAGATGTGACTTTTGTCAGCGCCAGTAAAGTGACGGCACTGTATCGCGAAGAAATTGCACAAAATCCATCTTTGGCCAAGGTCATCGAAAAGCAATTTATCTTCGGTCCAACCTATTCGTACACCTTTACAAATACCAATAGTAAGCGAAAAAAGAATACGTTTTATTTCAACGCTGAGTTGGATTTAGCAGGGAATATTACCGGTTTAGTAACAGGAGCCAATATCAAAAAAGGCGATACCATCAAGATTTTTGATGTTCCTTTCAGTCAGTATGCCAAAATAAAAACCGATTTAAGGTATTATTTAAAATTAGGAAAAGATAGCAAACTCGCTACTCGTTTGATTTTGGGAGCTGGTTATGCTTATGGCAATAATACGGAGATGCCGTATTCTAAACAATTCGTGATTGGTGGTGCTAATAGTTTGCGTGCTTTTAGAGCACAATCGATAGGCCCAGGAACTTTTCAGGCTCCACCCAATGCTTCTGGTTTTTTGCCTGATGAAACAGGCGATATGAAAATAGAAATCAATGCCGAGTATCGTGCCAAACTCTTCAGTATTGTCGAAGGAGCTTTGTTTGTCGATGCGGGTAATGTATGGCTGTTAAACCCAAAAGCATCCAAACCAGGTGGGGAGTTTAGTCACGATTTCTTGAAACAAATGGCAGTAGGGACAGGGGCAGGATTGCGTTTCGACTTGTCATTTTTGACCCTCCGTACAGATTTTGCTTTCCCCATCAGGCAACCTTATTCCGTCAACGGCAGTAATTGGATACTCAAGGACGTCAATTTTGCTAGCCGCGATTGGATCAAAAACAACCTGATTTTCAACATCGCCATCGGTTATCCTTTCTAA